Proteins from a genomic interval of Lolium perenne isolate Kyuss_39 chromosome 1, Kyuss_2.0, whole genome shotgun sequence:
- the LOC127326029 gene encoding uncharacterized protein produces the protein MAARLLIPILLVLLVVSHVALASIVEETCAKVENISLRKELEAVCVTTLQAAPGSATADTHGLAVIATNLTLVNYTAAVATIKDLQRHGGWTVGQQAALATCRERYTEGINAMHRAIQALATMQKQAYEDNMIAAVRASTDCAAASVAADKEESPLRKVNADAEHLTVVAMVIFFLLYV, from the coding sequence ATGGCAGCGAGGCTTCTCATCCCCATCCTCCTAGTGCTCCTTGTCGTCTCCCACGTGGCGCTCGCCTCCATCGTGGAGGAGACGTGCGCGAAGGTGGAAAACATATCGCTCCGCAAGGAACTGGAGGCCGTCTGCGTGACCACGCTCCAGGCGGCGCCGGGGAGCGCCACCGCCGACACGCACGGGCTGGCCGTGATCGCCACGAACCTGACGCTGGTCAACTACACGGCGGCGGTGGCCACAATCAAGGACCTACAACGGCACGGCGGCTGGACGGTCGGCCAGCAGGCTGCGCTGGCCACGTGCCGTGAGCGGTACACCGAGGGGATCAATGCGATGCATAGAGCCATCCAAGCACTGGCCACGATGCAGAAGCAGGCATACGAGGACAACATGATCGCAGCCGTGAGGGCCTCCACCGACTGCGCCGCCGCGTCCGTGGCCGCGGATAAGGAGGAGTCGCCTCTGCGCAAGGTGAACGCCGACGCCGAGCACCTAACCGTCGTGGCCATGGTGATCTTTTTCTTGTTGTACGTGTAG
- the LOC127326015 gene encoding uncharacterized protein isoform X2, translated as MSTACSFMKLWRFCGITAVRPWQFRAPLCVIWLLTPRLRWVVKVKDLLQEANGHLQQQASPSLFPLGSTQLHMDNGTPYTTAGAGGNKDFRNAWTRRRVELRWTTWRWLTCGSTSLRAAPMASPCLSASSAMSYLSAIQLYTATSLTISSRSMGSETDSFTQLETCHLIIYPWLRFMARHQHRRWMNPWSQPSTCLSRRSRDWW; from the exons ATGTCCACTGCATGTTCTTTCATGAAGCTGTGGAGATTCTGTGGTATCACGGCCGTTAGGCCGTGGCAATTCCGTGCTCCGCTTTGTGTGATTTG GTTGTTGACACCAAGGCTGCGTTGGGTGGTGAAGGTCAAGGACCTGTTGCAAGAGGCAAATGGTCATCTACAACAGCAG GCATCACCTAGCTTGTTCCCTTTGGGGTCTACCCAGCTGCACATGGACAATGGTACGCCTTACACGACTGCCGGTGCTGGTGGAAACAAGGATTTCAG GAACGCTTGGACACGGAGAAGAGTAGAGCTGCGGTGGACTACTTGGCGTTGGCTGACTTGTGGGAGCACTTCGCTGAGAGCAGCGCCTATGGCCTCGCCGTGCTTGTCCGCCTCCTCGGCCATGTCCTACCTCTCCGCCATCCAGCTATACACAGCCACCAGCCTCACCATCTCCAG TAGGAGCATGGGGAGCGAAACGGATTCCTTCACTCAATTAGAAACTTGTCATCTTATCAT ATACCCGTGGCTGCGGTTTATGGCTCGGCATCAACATAGGCGGTGGATGAACCCCTGGAGCCAACCTTCCACTTGTCTCTCGCGCCGAAGTAGAGACTGGTGGTGA
- the LOC127326015 gene encoding uncharacterized protein isoform X3 encodes MSTACSFMKLWRFCGITAVRPWQFRAPLCVIWLLTPRLRWVVKVKDLLQEANGHLQQQASPSLFPLGSTQLHMDNGTPYTTAGAGGNKDFRNAWTRRRVELRWTTWRWLTCGSTSLRAAPMASPCLSASSAMSYLSAIQLYTATSLTISRYPWLRFMARHQHRRWMNPWSQPSTCLSRRSRDWW; translated from the exons ATGTCCACTGCATGTTCTTTCATGAAGCTGTGGAGATTCTGTGGTATCACGGCCGTTAGGCCGTGGCAATTCCGTGCTCCGCTTTGTGTGATTTG GTTGTTGACACCAAGGCTGCGTTGGGTGGTGAAGGTCAAGGACCTGTTGCAAGAGGCAAATGGTCATCTACAACAGCAG GCATCACCTAGCTTGTTCCCTTTGGGGTCTACCCAGCTGCACATGGACAATGGTACGCCTTACACGACTGCCGGTGCTGGTGGAAACAAGGATTTCAG GAACGCTTGGACACGGAGAAGAGTAGAGCTGCGGTGGACTACTTGGCGTTGGCTGACTTGTGGGAGCACTTCGCTGAGAGCAGCGCCTATGGCCTCGCCGTGCTTGTCCGCCTCCTCGGCCATGTCCTACCTCTCCGCCATCCAGCTATACACAGCCACCAGCCTCACCATCTCCAG ATACCCGTGGCTGCGGTTTATGGCTCGGCATCAACATAGGCGGTGGATGAACCCCTGGAGCCAACCTTCCACTTGTCTCTCGCGCCGAAGTAGAGACTGGTGGTGA